In Eriocheir sinensis breed Jianghai 21 chromosome 23, ASM2467909v1, whole genome shotgun sequence, a single window of DNA contains:
- the LOC127002346 gene encoding uncharacterized protein LOC127002346 isoform X26: MYRRILWYYGRKFNTPSTVPNSKDLLHVQQCLKRKCTVEFCGTMVEKFNTSSTVPNSKDLSCSPVFKKEMYRRILWYYGRKVQLYQILRTSHYDVLRYIKRKCTVQSYGTMDKKFNTPSTVPNSRDLSHVQQCLKRKCTVEFCGTMVEKSNTSSTVPNSRDLSCSPVFKKEMYRRMLWYYGRKFNTPSTVPNSRDLLHVQLCLKRKCTVEFCGTMVEKFNTPSTVPNSIDHSLQCLTVLQKEMYHSQAYVVCLGGAEPLHSSATSPQTHHSLVSDLHYLKLLLNIIYILNKALNVSLFKIIEMDSIFF; the protein is encoded by the exons ATGTACCGTAGAATTTTGTGGTACTATGGTCGAAAA TTTAACACACCTTCAACTGTACCAAATTCTAAAGACCTCTTACATGTTCAGCAGTGTTTAAAAAGGAAATGTACCGTAGAATTTTGTGGTACTATGGTCGAAAAGTTTAACACATCTTCAACTGTACCAAATTCTAAAGACCTCTCATGTTCACCTGTGTTTAAAAAGGAAATGTACCGTAGAATTTTGTGGTACTATGGTCGAAAAGTTCAACTGTACCAAATTCTAAGGACCAGTCACTACGATGTTTTGCGGTACATCAAAAGGAAATGTACCGTTCAGAGTTATGGTACTATGGACAAAAAGTTTAACACACCTTCAACTGTACCAAATTCTAGAGACCTCTCACATGTTCAGCAGTGTTTAAAAAGGAAATGTACCGTAGAATTTTGTGGTACTATGGTCGAAAAGTCTAACACATCTTCAACTGTACCAAATTCTAGAGACCTCTCATGTTCACCTGTGTTTAAAAAGGAAATGTACCGTAGAATGTTGTGGTACTATGGTCGAAAA TTTAACACACCTTCAACTGTACCAAATTCTAGAGACCTCTTACATGTTCAGCTGTGTTTAAAAAGGAAATGTACCGTAGAATTTTGTGGTACTATGGTCGAAAAGTTTAACACACCTTCAACTGTACCAAATTCTATAGACCACTCACTACAATGCTTAACGGTACTTCAAAAGGAAATGTACCACAGTCAGGCATATGTGGTCTGTCTGGGTGGGGCCGAGCCTCTCCACAGTTCTGCCACATCCCCCCAAACACATCACTCTCTTGTGTCAGATCTTCACTATTTAAAACTTTTATTAAACATCATTTACATATTAAATAAG GCTTTGAATGTGTCTCTTTTTAAAATAATTGAAATGGATTCGATATTTTTTTAA
- the LOC127002346 gene encoding uncharacterized protein LOC127002346 isoform X16: MYRRILWYYGRKFNKPSTVPNSRDLSCSAVFKKEMYRRILWYYGRKFNTPSTVPNSKDLLHVQQCLKRKCTVEFCGTMVEKFNTSSTVPNSKDLSCSPVFKKEMYRRILWYYGRKVQLYQILRTSHYDVLRYIKRKCTVQSYGTMDKKFNTPSTVPNSRDLSHVQQCLKRKCTVEFCGTMVEKSNTSSTVPNSRDLSCSPVFKKEMYRRMLWYYGRKFNTPSTVPNSRDLLHVQLCLKRKCTVEFCGTMVEKFNTPSTVPNSIDHSLQCLTVLQKEMYHSQAYVVCLGGAEPLHSSATSPQTHHSLVSDLHYLKLLLNIIYILNKALNVSLFKIIEMDSIFF; the protein is encoded by the exons ATGTACCGTAGAATTTTGTGGTACTATGGTCGAAAA TTtaacaaaccttcaactgtaccAAATTCTAGAGACCTCTCATGTTCAGCAGTGTTTAAAAAGGAAATGTACCGTAGAATTTTGTGGTACTATGGTCGAAAA TTTAACACACCTTCAACTGTACCAAATTCTAAAGACCTCTTACATGTTCAGCAGTGTTTAAAAAGGAAATGTACCGTAGAATTTTGTGGTACTATGGTCGAAAAGTTTAACACATCTTCAACTGTACCAAATTCTAAAGACCTCTCATGTTCACCTGTGTTTAAAAAGGAAATGTACCGTAGAATTTTGTGGTACTATGGTCGAAAAGTTCAACTGTACCAAATTCTAAGGACCAGTCACTACGATGTTTTGCGGTACATCAAAAGGAAATGTACCGTTCAGAGTTATGGTACTATGGACAAAAAGTTTAACACACCTTCAACTGTACCAAATTCTAGAGACCTCTCACATGTTCAGCAGTGTTTAAAAAGGAAATGTACCGTAGAATTTTGTGGTACTATGGTCGAAAAGTCTAACACATCTTCAACTGTACCAAATTCTAGAGACCTCTCATGTTCACCTGTGTTTAAAAAGGAAATGTACCGTAGAATGTTGTGGTACTATGGTCGAAAA TTTAACACACCTTCAACTGTACCAAATTCTAGAGACCTCTTACATGTTCAGCTGTGTTTAAAAAGGAAATGTACCGTAGAATTTTGTGGTACTATGGTCGAAAAGTTTAACACACCTTCAACTGTACCAAATTCTATAGACCACTCACTACAATGCTTAACGGTACTTCAAAAGGAAATGTACCACAGTCAGGCATATGTGGTCTGTCTGGGTGGGGCCGAGCCTCTCCACAGTTCTGCCACATCCCCCCAAACACATCACTCTCTTGTGTCAGATCTTCACTATTTAAAACTTTTATTAAACATCATTTACATATTAAATAAG GCTTTGAATGTGTCTCTTTTTAAAATAATTGAAATGGATTCGATATTTTTTTAA
- the LOC127002346 gene encoding uncharacterized protein LOC127002346 isoform X13 — MYRRILWYYGRKFNTPSTVPNSKDLLHVQQCLKRKCTVECCGTMVEKFNTPSTVPNSKDLLHVQQCLKRKCTVEFCGTMVEKFNTSSTVPNSKDLSCSPVFKKEMYRRILWYYGRKVQLYQILRTSHYDVLRYIKRKCTVQSYGTMDKKFNTPSTVPNSRDLSHVQQCLKRKCTVEFCGTMVEKSNTSSTVPNSRDLSCSPVFKKEMYRRMLWYYGRKFNTPSTVPNSRDLLHVQLCLKRKCTVEFCGTMVEKFNTPSTVPNSIDHSLQCLTVLQKEMYHSQAYVVCLGGAEPLHSSATSPQTHHSLVSDLHYLKLLLNIIYILNKALNVSLFKIIEMDSIFF, encoded by the exons ATGTACCGTAGAATTTTGTGGTACTATGGTCGAAAA TTTAACACACCTTCAACTGTACCAAATTCTAAAGACCTCTTACATGTTCAGCAGTGTTTAAAAAGGAAATGTACCGTAGAATGTTGTGGTACTATGGTCGAAAAGTTTAACACACCTTCAACTGTACCAAATTCTAAAGACCTCTTACATGTTCAGCAGTGTTTAAAAAGGAAATGTACCGTAGAATTTTGTGGTACTATGGTCGAAAAGTTTAACACATCTTCAACTGTACCAAATTCTAAAGACCTCTCATGTTCACCTGTGTTTAAAAAGGAAATGTACCGTAGAATTTTGTGGTACTATGGTCGAAAAGTTCAACTGTACCAAATTCTAAGGACCAGTCACTACGATGTTTTGCGGTACATCAAAAGGAAATGTACCGTTCAGAGTTATGGTACTATGGACAAAAAGTTTAACACACCTTCAACTGTACCAAATTCTAGAGACCTCTCACATGTTCAGCAGTGTTTAAAAAGGAAATGTACCGTAGAATTTTGTGGTACTATGGTCGAAAAGTCTAACACATCTTCAACTGTACCAAATTCTAGAGACCTCTCATGTTCACCTGTGTTTAAAAAGGAAATGTACCGTAGAATGTTGTGGTACTATGGTCGAAAA TTTAACACACCTTCAACTGTACCAAATTCTAGAGACCTCTTACATGTTCAGCTGTGTTTAAAAAGGAAATGTACCGTAGAATTTTGTGGTACTATGGTCGAAAAGTTTAACACACCTTCAACTGTACCAAATTCTATAGACCACTCACTACAATGCTTAACGGTACTTCAAAAGGAAATGTACCACAGTCAGGCATATGTGGTCTGTCTGGGTGGGGCCGAGCCTCTCCACAGTTCTGCCACATCCCCCCAAACACATCACTCTCTTGTGTCAGATCTTCACTATTTAAAACTTTTATTAAACATCATTTACATATTAAATAAG GCTTTGAATGTGTCTCTTTTTAAAATAATTGAAATGGATTCGATATTTTTTTAA
- the LOC127002346 gene encoding uncharacterized protein LOC127002346 isoform X30, whose product MYRRILWYYGRKFNKPSTVPNSRDLSCSAVFKKEMYRRILWYYGRKFNTSSTVPNSKDLSCSPVFKKEMYRRILWYYGRKVQLYQILRTSHYDVLRYIKRKCTVQSYGTMDKKFNTPSTVPNSRDLSHVQQCLKRKCTVEFCGTMVEKSNTSSTVPNSRDLSCSPVFKKEMYRRMLWYYGRKFNTPSTVPNSRDLLHVQLCLKRKCTVEFCGTMVEKFNTPSTVPNSIDHSLQCLTVLQKEMYHSQAYVVCLGGAEPLHSSATSPQTHHSLVSDLHYLKLLLNIIYILNKALNVSLFKIIEMDSIFF is encoded by the exons ATGTACCGTAGAATTTTGTGGTACTATGGTCGAAAA TTtaacaaaccttcaactgtaccAAATTCTAGAGACCTCTCATGTTCAGCAGTGTTTAAAAAGGAAATGTACCGTAGAATTTTGTGGTACTATGGTCGAAAA TTTAACACATCTTCAACTGTACCAAATTCTAAAGACCTCTCATGTTCACCTGTGTTTAAAAAGGAAATGTACCGTAGAATTTTGTGGTACTATGGTCGAAAAGTTCAACTGTACCAAATTCTAAGGACCAGTCACTACGATGTTTTGCGGTACATCAAAAGGAAATGTACCGTTCAGAGTTATGGTACTATGGACAAAAAGTTTAACACACCTTCAACTGTACCAAATTCTAGAGACCTCTCACATGTTCAGCAGTGTTTAAAAAGGAAATGTACCGTAGAATTTTGTGGTACTATGGTCGAAAAGTCTAACACATCTTCAACTGTACCAAATTCTAGAGACCTCTCATGTTCACCTGTGTTTAAAAAGGAAATGTACCGTAGAATGTTGTGGTACTATGGTCGAAAA TTTAACACACCTTCAACTGTACCAAATTCTAGAGACCTCTTACATGTTCAGCTGTGTTTAAAAAGGAAATGTACCGTAGAATTTTGTGGTACTATGGTCGAAAAGTTTAACACACCTTCAACTGTACCAAATTCTATAGACCACTCACTACAATGCTTAACGGTACTTCAAAAGGAAATGTACCACAGTCAGGCATATGTGGTCTGTCTGGGTGGGGCCGAGCCTCTCCACAGTTCTGCCACATCCCCCCAAACACATCACTCTCTTGTGTCAGATCTTCACTATTTAAAACTTTTATTAAACATCATTTACATATTAAATAAG GCTTTGAATGTGTCTCTTTTTAAAATAATTGAAATGGATTCGATATTTTTTTAA
- the LOC127002346 gene encoding uncharacterized protein LOC127002346 isoform X21: protein MVEKFNKPSTVPNSRDLSCSAVFKKEMYRRILWYYGRKFNTPSTVPNSKDLLHVQQCLKRKCTVEFCGTMVEKFNTSSTVPNSKDLSCSPVFKKEMYRRILWYYGRKVQLYQILRTSHYDVLRYIKRKCTVQSYGTMDKKFNTPSTVPNSRDLSHVQQCLKRKCTVEFCGTMVEKSNTSSTVPNSRDLSCSPVFKKEMYRRMLWYYGRKFNTPSTVPNSRDLLHVQLCLKRKCTVEFCGTMVEKFNTPSTVPNSIDHSLQCLTVLQKEMYHSQAYVVCLGGAEPLHSSATSPQTHHSLVSDLHYLKLLLNIIYILNKALNVSLFKIIEMDSIFF from the exons ATGGTCGAAAAGTTtaacaaaccttcaactgtaccAAATTCTAGAGACCTCTCATGTTCAGCAGTGTTTAAAAAGGAAATGTACCGTAGAATTTTGTGGTACTATGGTCGAAAA TTTAACACACCTTCAACTGTACCAAATTCTAAAGACCTCTTACATGTTCAGCAGTGTTTAAAAAGGAAATGTACCGTAGAATTTTGTGGTACTATGGTCGAAAAGTTTAACACATCTTCAACTGTACCAAATTCTAAAGACCTCTCATGTTCACCTGTGTTTAAAAAGGAAATGTACCGTAGAATTTTGTGGTACTATGGTCGAAAAGTTCAACTGTACCAAATTCTAAGGACCAGTCACTACGATGTTTTGCGGTACATCAAAAGGAAATGTACCGTTCAGAGTTATGGTACTATGGACAAAAAGTTTAACACACCTTCAACTGTACCAAATTCTAGAGACCTCTCACATGTTCAGCAGTGTTTAAAAAGGAAATGTACCGTAGAATTTTGTGGTACTATGGTCGAAAAGTCTAACACATCTTCAACTGTACCAAATTCTAGAGACCTCTCATGTTCACCTGTGTTTAAAAAGGAAATGTACCGTAGAATGTTGTGGTACTATGGTCGAAAA TTTAACACACCTTCAACTGTACCAAATTCTAGAGACCTCTTACATGTTCAGCTGTGTTTAAAAAGGAAATGTACCGTAGAATTTTGTGGTACTATGGTCGAAAAGTTTAACACACCTTCAACTGTACCAAATTCTATAGACCACTCACTACAATGCTTAACGGTACTTCAAAAGGAAATGTACCACAGTCAGGCATATGTGGTCTGTCTGGGTGGGGCCGAGCCTCTCCACAGTTCTGCCACATCCCCCCAAACACATCACTCTCTTGTGTCAGATCTTCACTATTTAAAACTTTTATTAAACATCATTTACATATTAAATAAG GCTTTGAATGTGTCTCTTTTTAAAATAATTGAAATGGATTCGATATTTTTTTAA
- the LOC127002346 gene encoding uncharacterized protein LOC127002346 isoform X10, translating into MYRRILWYYGRKVQLYQILETSHVQQCLKRICTVEFCGTMVEKFNTSSTVPNSRDLSHVQQCLKRICTVECCGTMDKKFNTPSTVPNSRDLSHVQQCLKRKCTVEFCGTMVEKFNTSSTVPNSIDLSHVQLCLKRICTVEFCGTMVEKFNTFSTVQISIDLSCSAVFKKEMYRRILWYYGRKFNTPSTVPNSKDLLHVQQCLKRKCTVEFCGTMVEKFNTSSTVPNSKDLSCSPVFKKEMYRRILWYYGRKFNTSSTVPNSIDLTCSAVFKKEMYRRILWYYGRKFNTPSTVPNSIDHSLQCLTVLQKEMYHSQAYVVCLGGAEPLHSSATSPQTHHSLVSDLHYLKLLLNIIYILNKALNVSLFKIIEMDSIFF; encoded by the exons ATGTACCGTAGAATTTTGTGGTACTATGGTCGAAAAGTTCAACTGTACCAAATTCTAGAGACCTCTCATGTCCAGCAGTGTTTAAAAAGGATATGTACCGTAGAATTTTGTGGTACTATGGTCGAAAAGTTTAACACATCTTCAACTGTACCAAATTCTAGAGACCTCTCACATGTTCAGCAGTGTTTAAAAAGGATATGTACCGTAGAATGTTGTGGTACTATGGACAAAAAGTTTAACACACCTTCAACTGTACCAAATTCTAGAGACCTCTCTCATGTTCAGCAGTGTTTAAAAAGGAAATGTACCGTAGAATTTTGTGGTACTATGGTCGAAAAGTTTAACACATCTTCAACTGTACCAAATTCTATAGACCTCTCACATGTCCAGCTGTGTTTAAAAAGGATATGTACCGTAGAATTTTGTGGTACTATGGTCGAAAAGTTTAACACATTTTCAACTGTACAAATTTCTATAGACCTCTCATGTTCAGCAGTGTTTAAAAAGGAAATGTACCGTAGAATTTTGTGGTACTATGGTCGAAAA TTTAACACACCTTCAACTGTACCAAATTCTAAAGACCTCTTACATGTTCAGCAGTGTTTAAAAAGGAAATGTACCGTAGAATTTTGTGGTACTATGGTCGAAAAGTTTAACACATCTTCAACTGTACCAAATTCTAAAGACCTCTCATGTTCACCTGTGTTTAAAAAGGAAATGTACCGTAGAATTTTGTGGTACTATGGTCGAAAA TTTAACACATCTTCAACTGTACCAAATTCTATAGACCTCACATGTTCAGCAGTGTTTAAAAAGGAAATGTACCGTAGAATTTTGTGGTACTATGGTCGAAAA TTTAACACACCTTCAACTGTACCAAATTCTATAGACCACTCACTACAATGCTTAACGGTACTTCAAAAGGAAATGTACCACAGTCAGGCATATGTGGTCTGTCTGGGTGGGGCCGAGCCTCTCCACAGTTCTGCCACATCCCCCCAAACACATCACTCTCTTGTGTCAGATCTTCACTATTTAAAACTTTTATTAAACATCATTTACATATTAAATAAG GCTTTGAATGTGTCTCTTTTTAAAATAATTGAAATGGATTCGATATTTTTTTAA
- the LOC127002346 gene encoding uncharacterized protein LOC127002346 isoform X8: MYRRILWYYGRKVQLYQILETSHVQQCLKRICTVEFCGTMVEKFNTSSTVPNSRDLSHVQQCLKRICTVECCGTMDKKFNTPSTVPNSRDLSHVQQCLKRKCTVEFCGTMVEKFNTSSTVPNSIDLSHVQLCLKRICTVEFCGTMVEKFNTFSTVQISIDLSCSAVFKKEMYRRILWYYGRKFNTPSTVPNSKDLLHVQQCLKRKCTVEFCGTMVEKFNTSSTVPNSKDLSCSPVFKKEMYRRILWYYGRKFNTSSTVPNSKDLSHVQQCLKRKCTVECCGTMVEKFNTSSTVPNSIDLTCSAVFKKEMYRRILWYYGRKFNTPSTVPNSIDHSLQCLTVLQKEMYHSQAYVVCLGGAEPLHSSATSPQTHHSLVSDLHYLKLLLNIIYILNKALNVSLFKIIEMDSIFF, translated from the exons ATGTACCGTAGAATTTTGTGGTACTATGGTCGAAAAGTTCAACTGTACCAAATTCTAGAGACCTCTCATGTCCAGCAGTGTTTAAAAAGGATATGTACCGTAGAATTTTGTGGTACTATGGTCGAAAAGTTTAACACATCTTCAACTGTACCAAATTCTAGAGACCTCTCACATGTTCAGCAGTGTTTAAAAAGGATATGTACCGTAGAATGTTGTGGTACTATGGACAAAAAGTTTAACACACCTTCAACTGTACCAAATTCTAGAGACCTCTCTCATGTTCAGCAGTGTTTAAAAAGGAAATGTACCGTAGAATTTTGTGGTACTATGGTCGAAAAGTTTAACACATCTTCAACTGTACCAAATTCTATAGACCTCTCACATGTCCAGCTGTGTTTAAAAAGGATATGTACCGTAGAATTTTGTGGTACTATGGTCGAAAAGTTTAACACATTTTCAACTGTACAAATTTCTATAGACCTCTCATGTTCAGCAGTGTTTAAAAAGGAAATGTACCGTAGAATTTTGTGGTACTATGGTCGAAAA TTTAACACACCTTCAACTGTACCAAATTCTAAAGACCTCTTACATGTTCAGCAGTGTTTAAAAAGGAAATGTACCGTAGAATTTTGTGGTACTATGGTCGAAAAGTTTAACACATCTTCAACTGTACCAAATTCTAAAGACCTCTCATGTTCACCTGTGTTTAAAAAGGAAATGTACCGTAGAATTTTGTGGTACTATGGTCGAAAA TTTAACACATCTTCAACTGTACCAAATTCTAAAGACCTCTCACATGTTCAGCAGTGTTTAAAAAGGAAATGTACCGTAGAATGTTGTGGTACTATGGTCGAAAAGTTTAACACATCTTCAACTGTACCAAATTCTATAGACCTCACATGTTCAGCAGTGTTTAAAAAGGAAATGTACCGTAGAATTTTGTGGTACTATGGTCGAAAA TTTAACACACCTTCAACTGTACCAAATTCTATAGACCACTCACTACAATGCTTAACGGTACTTCAAAAGGAAATGTACCACAGTCAGGCATATGTGGTCTGTCTGGGTGGGGCCGAGCCTCTCCACAGTTCTGCCACATCCCCCCAAACACATCACTCTCTTGTGTCAGATCTTCACTATTTAAAACTTTTATTAAACATCATTTACATATTAAATAAG GCTTTGAATGTGTCTCTTTTTAAAATAATTGAAATGGATTCGATATTTTTTTAA
- the LOC127002346 gene encoding uncharacterized protein LOC127002346 isoform X9, which produces MYRRILWYYGRKVQLYQILETSHVQQCLKRICTVEFCGTMVEKFNTSSTVPNSRDLSHVQQCLKRICTVECCGTMDKKFNTPSTVPNSRDLSHVQQCLKRKCTVEFCGTMVEKFNTSSTVPNSIDLSHVQLCLKRICTVEFCGTMVEKFNTFSTVQISIDLSCSAVFKKEMYRRILWYYGRKFNTPSTVPNSRDLSHVQQCLKRKCTVEFCGTMVEKSNTSSTVPNSRDLSCSPVFKKEMYRRMLWYYGRKFNTPSTVPNSRDLLHVQLCLKRKCTVEFCGTMVEKFNTPSTVPNSIDHSLQCLTVLQKEMYHSQAYVVCLGGAEPLHSSATSPQTHHSLVSDLHYLKLLLNIIYILNKALNVSLFKIIEMDSIFF; this is translated from the exons ATGTACCGTAGAATTTTGTGGTACTATGGTCGAAAAGTTCAACTGTACCAAATTCTAGAGACCTCTCATGTCCAGCAGTGTTTAAAAAGGATATGTACCGTAGAATTTTGTGGTACTATGGTCGAAAAGTTTAACACATCTTCAACTGTACCAAATTCTAGAGACCTCTCACATGTTCAGCAGTGTTTAAAAAGGATATGTACCGTAGAATGTTGTGGTACTATGGACAAAAAGTTTAACACACCTTCAACTGTACCAAATTCTAGAGACCTCTCTCATGTTCAGCAGTGTTTAAAAAGGAAATGTACCGTAGAATTTTGTGGTACTATGGTCGAAAAGTTTAACACATCTTCAACTGTACCAAATTCTATAGACCTCTCACATGTCCAGCTGTGTTTAAAAAGGATATGTACCGTAGAATTTTGTGGTACTATGGTCGAAAAGTTTAACACATTTTCAACTGTACAAATTTCTATAGACCTCTCATGTTCAGCAGTGTTTAAAAAGGAAATGTACCGTAGAATTTTGTGGTACTATGGTCGAAAA TTTAACACACCTTCAACTGTACCAAATTCTAGAGACCTCTCACATGTTCAGCAGTGTTTAAAAAGGAAATGTACCGTAGAATTTTGTGGTACTATGGTCGAAAAGTCTAACACATCTTCAACTGTACCAAATTCTAGAGACCTCTCATGTTCACCTGTGTTTAAAAAGGAAATGTACCGTAGAATGTTGTGGTACTATGGTCGAAAA TTTAACACACCTTCAACTGTACCAAATTCTAGAGACCTCTTACATGTTCAGCTGTGTTTAAAAAGGAAATGTACCGTAGAATTTTGTGGTACTATGGTCGAAAAGTTTAACACACCTTCAACTGTACCAAATTCTATAGACCACTCACTACAATGCTTAACGGTACTTCAAAAGGAAATGTACCACAGTCAGGCATATGTGGTCTGTCTGGGTGGGGCCGAGCCTCTCCACAGTTCTGCCACATCCCCCCAAACACATCACTCTCTTGTGTCAGATCTTCACTATTTAAAACTTTTATTAAACATCATTTACATATTAAATAAG GCTTTGAATGTGTCTCTTTTTAAAATAATTGAAATGGATTCGATATTTTTTTAA
- the LOC127002346 gene encoding uncharacterized protein LOC127002346 isoform X18, which produces MYRRILWYYGRKVQLYQILETSHVQQCLKRICTVEFCGTMVEKFNTSSTVPNSRDLSHVQQCLKRICTVECCGTMDKKFNTPSTVPNSRDLSHVQQCLKRKCTVEFCGTMVEKFNTSSTVPNSIDLSHVQLCLKRICTVEFCGTMVEKFNTFSTVQISIDLSCSAVFKKEMYRRILWYYGRKFNTPSTVPNSKDLLHVQQCLKRKCTVEFCGTMVEKFNTSSTVPNSKDLSCSPVFKKEMYRRILWYYGRKFNTPSTVPNSIDHSLQCLTVLQKEMYHSQAYVVCLGGAEPLHSSATSPQTHHSLVSDLHYLKLLLNIIYILNKALNVSLFKIIEMDSIFF; this is translated from the exons ATGTACCGTAGAATTTTGTGGTACTATGGTCGAAAAGTTCAACTGTACCAAATTCTAGAGACCTCTCATGTCCAGCAGTGTTTAAAAAGGATATGTACCGTAGAATTTTGTGGTACTATGGTCGAAAAGTTTAACACATCTTCAACTGTACCAAATTCTAGAGACCTCTCACATGTTCAGCAGTGTTTAAAAAGGATATGTACCGTAGAATGTTGTGGTACTATGGACAAAAAGTTTAACACACCTTCAACTGTACCAAATTCTAGAGACCTCTCTCATGTTCAGCAGTGTTTAAAAAGGAAATGTACCGTAGAATTTTGTGGTACTATGGTCGAAAAGTTTAACACATCTTCAACTGTACCAAATTCTATAGACCTCTCACATGTCCAGCTGTGTTTAAAAAGGATATGTACCGTAGAATTTTGTGGTACTATGGTCGAAAAGTTTAACACATTTTCAACTGTACAAATTTCTATAGACCTCTCATGTTCAGCAGTGTTTAAAAAGGAAATGTACCGTAGAATTTTGTGGTACTATGGTCGAAAA TTTAACACACCTTCAACTGTACCAAATTCTAAAGACCTCTTACATGTTCAGCAGTGTTTAAAAAGGAAATGTACCGTAGAATTTTGTGGTACTATGGTCGAAAAGTTTAACACATCTTCAACTGTACCAAATTCTAAAGACCTCTCATGTTCACCTGTGTTTAAAAAGGAAATGTACCGTAGAATTTTGTGGTACTATGGTCGAAAA TTTAACACACCTTCAACTGTACCAAATTCTATAGACCACTCACTACAATGCTTAACGGTACTTCAAAAGGAAATGTACCACAGTCAGGCATATGTGGTCTGTCTGGGTGGGGCCGAGCCTCTCCACAGTTCTGCCACATCCCCCCAAACACATCACTCTCTTGTGTCAGATCTTCACTATTTAAAACTTTTATTAAACATCATTTACATATTAAATAAG GCTTTGAATGTGTCTCTTTTTAAAATAATTGAAATGGATTCGATATTTTTTTAA